A window of the Actinobacillus genomosp. 1 genome harbors these coding sequences:
- a CDS encoding TPM domain-containing protein, with amino-acid sequence MIKAFFKPFWFILFSFFALKATAADNYPAAPNPFYYVTDYTKTLTQQEWRTLEDALIANRTKTSSQIIVVIVPSTNGEDVASYSHNLFNKWGIGRTKNNENNGILLLIAKNDRKLFIATGRGLEGALPDAIASTIIRHNITPYFKQNLYAEGIASGLSAIMAAINGEYAAYNSYGEDAGKESLDQIDGLLFFLVAGIAIFLIFRPGRNDQYISPSAADQLGRIIINSSRRRGGFGGGFGGGSSGGFGGGSRGSGDSFGGGSSGGGGAGGSW; translated from the coding sequence ATGATAAAAGCATTCTTTAAGCCGTTTTGGTTCATCTTATTTAGCTTTTTTGCATTAAAAGCCACTGCTGCGGATAACTACCCTGCTGCACCGAATCCTTTTTATTATGTGACCGATTACACCAAAACCTTAACCCAGCAAGAATGGCGAACCTTAGAAGATGCGCTAATTGCCAACCGTACGAAAACCAGTTCACAAATTATTGTGGTGATTGTGCCGTCCACCAACGGCGAGGATGTCGCAAGCTATTCGCATAATTTATTTAATAAATGGGGAATCGGACGTACTAAAAATAATGAAAATAACGGTATCTTATTGCTGATTGCTAAAAATGATCGGAAATTGTTTATCGCAACCGGTCGAGGCTTAGAAGGCGCATTACCTGATGCGATAGCTTCAACCATTATTCGTCATAATATTACGCCGTACTTCAAACAAAATTTATATGCGGAAGGTATCGCCAGCGGTTTATCTGCGATTATGGCGGCAATTAACGGCGAATACGCCGCTTATAACAGTTATGGTGAAGATGCGGGTAAAGAGTCATTAGACCAAATTGACGGCTTACTGTTCTTCCTTGTTGCCGGTATCGCGATTTTCTTAATCTTTCGTCCGGGCAGAAATGATCAATACATCAGCCCGAGTGCGGCGGATCAATTAGGTAGAATTATCATTAATTCATCTCGCCGTAGAGGCGGTTTCGGCGGTGGATTCGGTGGCGGTTCTTCCGGTGGATTCGGCGGTGGAAGTCGAGGTAGCGGCGATAGCTTCGGTGGCGGTTCTTCCGGCGGTGGCGGCGCAGGCGGCAGCTGGTAA
- a CDS encoding TPM domain-containing protein, with product MKLFSFLSNKLPVDTQRIEQAISHLEQQTSAELRVVVERKAKGKADAMARANQLFDELKMRETAERNGVLIYLSFKPHNLAIVGDQAIHEKVGQVFWQSVYDAMKLQCQQADYTKALCQGIKQVEVQLATYFPRQHDDMNELSNEVVIK from the coding sequence ATGAAATTATTTTCTTTTCTTTCAAATAAATTGCCTGTCGATACTCAACGAATCGAACAGGCAATTTCGCATTTAGAGCAGCAAACCTCCGCCGAATTACGTGTCGTGGTCGAACGTAAAGCCAAAGGAAAAGCCGATGCTATGGCACGAGCGAATCAGCTCTTTGATGAATTAAAAATGCGAGAAACGGCGGAACGTAACGGTGTGCTGATTTATCTCTCTTTCAAACCGCATAATTTAGCGATTGTCGGTGATCAAGCGATTCATGAAAAAGTCGGGCAAGTTTTTTGGCAATCGGTCTATGATGCGATGAAACTGCAATGCCAACAAGCGGACTATACCAAAGCACTTTGTCAAGGCATCAAACAAGTTGAAGTTCAACTTGCAACTTATTTCCCTCGTCAGCATGATGATATGAATGAGTTGTCAAATGAGGTGGTGATTAAATGA
- a CDS encoding LemA family protein encodes MKKIFWILVIAVVAIGGFSLTKYNDLMRAEEDINSVWGNVESAYQRRADLIPNLVNTVKGQANFEKETLTSVIEARAKATAVTIDPNNATEEQMAKFQEAQQGVNSALSRLLVSVEKYPELKAHEGFLNLQAQLEGTENRINVERNNFNAAVKEYNKQVREFPTKLAAMIMGFKAKPQFKAEAGSEKAPSVNFN; translated from the coding sequence ATGAAAAAAATTTTTTGGATCTTAGTGATTGCCGTAGTTGCGATCGGCGGTTTCTCTTTAACCAAATATAACGACTTAATGCGTGCGGAAGAAGACATCAACTCAGTGTGGGGAAATGTAGAATCCGCTTATCAACGCCGTGCGGACTTAATTCCTAACTTAGTAAATACGGTAAAAGGTCAAGCCAACTTTGAAAAAGAAACTTTAACATCCGTGATTGAAGCGCGAGCTAAAGCGACGGCGGTAACCATTGATCCAAATAATGCAACTGAAGAACAAATGGCAAAATTCCAAGAAGCGCAACAAGGCGTAAATTCAGCGCTTTCTCGCTTATTAGTTTCAGTTGAAAAATATCCCGAATTAAAAGCGCACGAAGGTTTCTTAAATCTTCAAGCACAGTTAGAAGGTACGGAAAACCGTATCAATGTTGAACGTAATAATTTCAACGCAGCAGTAAAAGAATACAATAAACAAGTACGTGAATTCCCGACTAAACTTGCAGCAATGATTATGGGCTTTAAAGCTAAACCGCAATTCAAAGCTGAAGCAGGCTCGGAAAAAGCACCAAGCGTAAACTTTAATTAA
- a CDS encoding fructose-specific PTS transporter subunit EIIC — protein sequence MNISFVFPQSLGKARAFLVNEVLSAAAKQQGHQVVNAEQADFVVLFNDEIPTIAAGKQGAVVNLDQAFAQPETTLKQAVENAKTFANATVSSVSNSGVKNIVAVTACPTGVAHTFMSAEAIENYAKAQGWNVKVETRGQVGAGNPISAEEIAAADLVFVAADIDVDLDKFKGKPMYRTSTGLALKKTAQEFEKAFAQATVYQGGTTAAQQAEGSASGEKKGLYKHLMTGVSHMLPLVVAGGLLIAISFMFGIEAFKDETIAGGLPKALMDIGGGAAFHLMIAVFAGYVAFSIADRPGLAVGLIGGMLATTAGAGILGGIVAGFLAGYTVKFLNGVIQLPASLTSLKPILILPLLGSAIVGLAMIYLINPPVKGIMDALVEWLNSMGQANAIILGAILGAMMCIDMGGPVNKAAYTFGVGLIASQQYTPMAAVMAAGMVPPIGMAIATLIARNKFTTNQRDAGKASFVLGLCFISEGALPFVAADPVRVIISSVLGGATAGAISMAFAITLQAPHGGLFVIPFVSQPLMYLAAIAIGSVVTGVIYAAIKQKASE from the coding sequence ATGAATATTTCCTTTGTATTCCCTCAATCACTAGGTAAAGCCCGTGCTTTCCTCGTGAATGAAGTATTATCAGCGGCAGCCAAGCAACAAGGCCATCAAGTTGTAAACGCTGAACAAGCTGATTTTGTCGTGTTATTTAACGATGAAATTCCGACTATTGCTGCCGGTAAACAAGGTGCGGTGGTGAATTTAGACCAAGCCTTCGCTCAACCGGAAACGACTCTTAAACAAGCGGTCGAAAATGCAAAAACTTTTGCAAATGCCACCGTTTCTAGCGTATCAAATTCAGGTGTGAAAAACATCGTAGCGGTCACAGCTTGCCCGACTGGTGTAGCACATACCTTTATGTCTGCGGAAGCTATCGAAAACTACGCTAAAGCGCAAGGTTGGAACGTTAAAGTTGAAACGCGTGGTCAGGTTGGTGCAGGCAATCCGATTTCTGCAGAAGAAATTGCAGCGGCGGACTTAGTCTTTGTGGCGGCGGATATTGACGTGGATTTAGACAAATTCAAAGGTAAACCGATGTACCGTACCTCAACCGGTTTAGCCTTGAAGAAAACAGCACAAGAATTTGAAAAAGCGTTTGCACAAGCAACCGTTTATCAAGGTGGCACAACGGCTGCACAACAAGCTGAAGGTTCGGCAAGCGGTGAGAAAAAAGGTTTATATAAACACTTAATGACCGGCGTTTCGCATATGTTACCGTTAGTGGTTGCCGGTGGTTTATTAATTGCAATTTCATTTATGTTCGGGATTGAAGCGTTCAAAGATGAAACCATCGCAGGCGGCTTACCGAAAGCGTTAATGGATATCGGTGGTGGTGCGGCATTCCACTTAATGATCGCAGTATTTGCCGGTTATGTCGCATTTTCTATCGCAGACCGTCCGGGGTTAGCGGTCGGTTTAATCGGCGGTATGTTAGCAACGACAGCCGGTGCGGGGATTTTAGGCGGTATCGTTGCCGGTTTCCTTGCAGGTTATACCGTGAAATTCTTAAACGGCGTGATTCAATTACCGGCAAGTTTAACTTCGCTTAAACCGATTTTAATTCTACCGTTGTTAGGTTCTGCGATTGTCGGTTTAGCGATGATTTACCTCATCAACCCACCGGTAAAAGGCATCATGGATGCTTTAGTTGAATGGTTAAATTCAATGGGTCAAGCAAATGCGATTATCTTAGGTGCAATCCTTGGTGCAATGATGTGTATCGATATGGGTGGCCCGGTAAATAAAGCGGCATATACGTTCGGTGTCGGTTTAATCGCCTCGCAACAATATACGCCAATGGCAGCAGTTATGGCGGCGGGTATGGTTCCACCTATCGGTATGGCGATTGCAACTTTAATCGCACGTAATAAATTTACGACTAACCAACGTGATGCGGGTAAAGCTTCATTCGTATTAGGTTTATGCTTTATTTCTGAAGGTGCGTTACCGTTTGTTGCGGCAGATCCTGTGCGTGTCATTATCAGTTCTGTGTTAGGCGGTGCAACTGCAGGTGCGATCTCAATGGCATTTGCTATCACACTCCAAGCACCACACGGCGGTTTATTTGTGATTCCGTTCGTTTCACAACCGTTAATGTATTTAGCGGCAATCGCAATCGGCTCAGTGGTAACCGGTGTGATTTACGCAGCAATCAAACAAAAAGCATCAGAATAA
- the fruK gene encoding 1-phosphofructokinase — translation MTQQLRIATVTLNPAFDLVGRLKRIEVGEVNTVETLGLYPAGKGINVAKVLADLGVKLAVSGFLGTENQGDFVQSFKQNGVDDQFYRIDGKTRINVKITETEADVTDLNFLGFEISAEDWANFTAQSQQWAKEFDLVAVCGSLPRGVTAQQFSQWLESLHQQCLKVVLDSSNAALTEGLKAHPWLVKPNRRELEVWANRPLNSLEEVIATAQELRAGGIENVIISMGADGSVWLNSEGVVQAQPPRCQNVVSTVGAGDSMVAGLIYGLAQGWDKAKTLAFASGTSALAVSQSNVGISDRNALDEIVAQVKLTRLS, via the coding sequence ATGACACAACAATTACGTATTGCAACCGTCACCTTAAATCCGGCATTCGATTTAGTCGGTCGTCTCAAACGCATTGAAGTGGGCGAAGTAAATACCGTTGAAACCTTAGGTTTATACCCTGCCGGTAAAGGTATCAACGTAGCGAAAGTATTGGCGGATCTTGGTGTTAAATTAGCAGTTAGCGGTTTTTTAGGTACTGAAAATCAAGGCGATTTCGTTCAATCGTTTAAACAAAACGGTGTGGATGATCAATTCTATCGTATTGATGGTAAAACTCGTATTAACGTAAAAATTACCGAAACCGAAGCGGACGTGACAGACTTAAACTTCTTAGGGTTTGAAATTAGCGCCGAAGATTGGGCAAACTTTACCGCTCAATCACAGCAATGGGCAAAAGAGTTTGATTTGGTGGCGGTATGCGGTTCACTCCCTCGTGGTGTAACGGCACAACAATTCTCACAATGGTTGGAATCACTTCACCAACAATGCTTAAAAGTTGTATTAGACAGCAGCAATGCGGCATTAACTGAAGGTTTAAAAGCCCATCCGTGGTTAGTAAAACCGAATCGTCGTGAGTTAGAAGTTTGGGCGAATCGTCCGTTAAACAGCTTAGAAGAAGTGATTGCAACGGCACAAGAATTACGTGCCGGTGGTATTGAGAACGTGATTATTTCAATGGGCGCAGACGGTTCCGTATGGCTCAACAGCGAAGGCGTGGTTCAAGCGCAGCCGCCTCGTTGCCAAAATGTCGTGAGTACGGTCGGTGCCGGCGATTCGATGGTGGCTGGCCTAATTTATGGGCTTGCTCAAGGTTGGGACAAAGCGAAAACACTTGCCTTCGCAAGCGGTACGTCAGCATTAGCGGTATCACAAAGCAATGTCGGTATCAGCGATCGAAATGCCCTAGATGAGATTGTGGCACAGGTGAAATTAACCCGATTAAGCTAA
- the fruB gene encoding fused PTS fructose transporter subunit IIA/HPr protein has protein sequence MLNLSAKNICLNSSVNNKDEAIKLVAAGLVANGHVAEGYETGMLARETQTSTFLGNGIAIPHGTLDTRHLVKETGVQIYQFPQGIEWGEGNKAYVVIGIAAKSDEHLALLRQLTGVLSDEAAAELLANTQDMDEFISVLSGKKTLPSLTETLISLNIDSPSLVTLSAINAAKLQESGYVNQAFVSEVISSQPLNLGNDIYLADSAKGNQSNGVAVARNTSGQTVITVAATDNSLQSQLTYLLNSDIRSRFATASAAQIVALFNGENIANSVQNPTASEQPASGQVIGTFTVRNDNGLHARPSAVLVQTLKPFAAKVTVENLDRGTAPANAKSTMKVVALGASQAHRLRFVAEGEDAQQAIEALAKAFVEGLGESVSFVPAIEDTIEGAAQPQAVESAKNSANSTASEPAVEGQVEGTFVIQNEHGLHARPSAVLVNEVKKYNATIVVQNLDRNTQLVSAKSLMKIVALGVVKGHCLRFVATGDDAQKAIDGIGAAIAAGLGE, from the coding sequence ATGCTAAATTTATCGGCAAAAAATATCTGCTTAAATAGCTCGGTAAACAATAAAGATGAAGCGATCAAACTTGTTGCCGCCGGATTGGTTGCAAACGGTCACGTTGCGGAAGGTTATGAAACCGGAATGCTTGCTCGCGAAACTCAAACCTCAACCTTTTTAGGTAACGGTATTGCGATTCCGCACGGTACATTGGATACCCGTCATTTAGTGAAAGAAACCGGTGTGCAAATTTACCAATTTCCTCAAGGGATTGAATGGGGTGAAGGTAACAAAGCCTATGTTGTTATCGGTATCGCCGCCAAATCTGACGAGCATTTAGCCCTATTACGTCAATTAACCGGCGTATTAAGCGATGAAGCTGCTGCAGAATTATTAGCGAATACTCAGGATATGGATGAGTTTATCAGTGTACTGAGCGGCAAAAAAACCTTACCGAGCTTAACCGAAACACTTATCTCATTAAATATCGACTCGCCGAGCCTTGTGACGCTTTCTGCGATTAATGCTGCAAAACTGCAAGAAAGCGGCTATGTAAATCAAGCGTTCGTCAGCGAAGTTATCTCAAGCCAACCGCTTAATTTAGGCAATGATATTTATCTTGCCGATTCAGCGAAAGGCAATCAATCAAACGGAGTGGCGGTTGCGCGTAATACCTCCGGTCAGACGGTCATTACCGTTGCCGCAACCGACAATAGTTTACAAAGCCAACTTACCTATTTGTTGAATAGTGATATTCGTAGCCGATTTGCAACCGCTTCCGCCGCACAAATCGTGGCACTTTTTAACGGTGAAAATATTGCAAATTCCGTACAGAATCCGACCGCTTCCGAACAACCGGCTTCAGGTCAAGTTATCGGTACATTTACCGTACGTAACGACAACGGCTTACACGCTCGTCCAAGTGCGGTATTAGTGCAAACGTTGAAACCGTTTGCAGCAAAAGTAACCGTTGAAAACTTAGATCGCGGTACTGCACCGGCGAATGCGAAAAGCACGATGAAAGTGGTAGCGTTAGGTGCAAGCCAAGCACACCGCTTACGTTTTGTGGCGGAAGGTGAAGACGCTCAACAAGCGATCGAAGCGTTGGCAAAAGCATTCGTAGAAGGCTTAGGCGAAAGTGTTTCATTCGTGCCTGCAATTGAAGACACTATTGAAGGTGCGGCACAACCGCAAGCGGTTGAATCTGCAAAAAATTCTGCAAATTCGACCGCTTCCGAGCCTGCGGTGGAGGGTCAAGTGGAAGGTACATTCGTGATTCAAAACGAACACGGCTTACACGCTCGCCCAAGTGCGGTGTTAGTCAATGAAGTGAAAAAATATAATGCGACTATCGTTGTACAAAACTTAGATCGTAACACTCAACTAGTCAGTGCGAAAAGCCTAATGAAAATTGTCGCGTTAGGGGTGGTCAAAGGTCACTGCTTACGTTTCGTAGCAACCGGTGATGACGCCCAAAAAGCGATTGACGGTATCGGTGCGGCGATTGCTGCGGGTTTAGGCGAGTAA
- the glgB gene encoding 1,4-alpha-glucan branching protein GlgB codes for MKTYTYSKQDLSFIEQLSQAYCKDPFSYLGLHQVDDVSVIRVFLPEATTVKIIGENGEILSEALKIDDCGLFVATLAEQYTVLNYRLRVGYSLAEIDLEDPYRFNSSLLPMDNWLLAEGTHLRPYETLGAHFKTQQGVSGVHFSVWAPNARRVSVVGDFNYWDGRLNPMRFHSESGIWDIFLPNVEQGALYKFEILDGNGNIRLKSDPYAFASQFRPDTASVVTGLPEKMEVDAKLRHANNPDQPISIYEVHLGSWRRHLENNYWLNYEEIANELIPYVKDMGFTHIELLPITEYPFDGSWGYQPTGLYAPTSRFGSPADLRTLIRKAHEAGINVILDWVVGHFPTDSHGLMEFDGSHLYEHQDPREGYHQDWNTLIFNYGRNEVFNYLSSNALYWTERFGIDGLRVDAVSSMIYRDYSRKDGEWIPNQYGGRENLEALDFLRKTNQMLEKEGNGAVVIAEESTSFAGITHSPAENGVGFDYKWNMGWMNDTLRYMSLDPIYRQYHHDWMTFGMMYQYSEKFVLPLSHDEVVHGKGSILGKMSGDCWQKFANLRAYYGYMWGYPGKKLLFMGNEFAQGREWNYNESLDWFLLGEQGGGWHKGVLNWVRDLNRTYQKYPALYQLDYDPAGFEWLVVDDWKQSIFAFERKAKNGESVIVVSNFTPIVRHNYRIGVHQDGTYTELLNSDAAYYEGSNVGNYGEIKCEAVESHGKPYSIELSIPPLSTIFIACQPKPKKAIETEQDIVQMAEVAMQKVLKPAKKAVVAKAKTHKKNHKNKK; via the coding sequence ATGAAAACATATACGTACTCTAAGCAAGATTTATCTTTTATTGAGCAACTCTCTCAAGCTTATTGTAAAGATCCTTTCTCTTATCTTGGTTTACATCAAGTTGATGATGTGAGCGTGATTCGTGTTTTTCTACCGGAAGCGACAACGGTAAAAATTATCGGTGAAAACGGTGAAATTCTTTCCGAAGCTTTGAAAATAGACGATTGCGGTTTGTTTGTCGCTACGTTAGCGGAACAATACACTGTATTAAATTACCGTTTACGAGTCGGCTATTCTTTGGCAGAAATCGACCTCGAAGATCCTTACCGTTTTAATTCTTCTCTTTTGCCGATGGATAACTGGCTATTGGCGGAAGGAACACATCTTCGTCCTTATGAAACATTAGGCGCGCATTTTAAAACGCAACAAGGGGTATCCGGGGTACATTTTTCCGTTTGGGCACCGAATGCTCGCCGTGTGTCGGTAGTGGGCGATTTTAACTATTGGGACGGACGGTTAAATCCGATGCGTTTTCATTCGGAAAGTGGTATTTGGGATATTTTCCTACCTAATGTGGAACAAGGTGCATTATATAAATTCGAAATCTTAGACGGTAACGGCAATATTCGCTTGAAATCGGACCCTTATGCGTTTGCATCGCAATTCAGACCGGATACGGCATCCGTAGTAACCGGGTTACCGGAAAAAATGGAAGTGGATGCTAAATTACGTCATGCAAATAATCCTGATCAACCGATTTCAATTTATGAAGTGCATCTCGGTTCGTGGCGTCGTCATCTCGAAAATAATTATTGGCTGAATTATGAAGAGATTGCCAACGAGCTAATTCCTTATGTTAAAGATATGGGTTTTACTCATATTGAGTTATTACCGATTACCGAATATCCGTTTGACGGTTCGTGGGGTTATCAGCCGACAGGACTTTATGCGCCGACCAGCCGATTCGGTTCGCCGGCAGATTTACGTACCTTGATTCGTAAAGCGCATGAAGCGGGAATCAATGTGATTCTTGATTGGGTCGTCGGACATTTCCCAACCGATTCGCACGGTTTAATGGAATTTGACGGTTCTCATTTATATGAGCATCAAGATCCGAGAGAAGGTTATCATCAAGATTGGAATACCTTAATTTTTAATTACGGTCGTAATGAGGTATTTAATTATCTTTCCAGCAACGCACTGTATTGGACGGAAAGGTTCGGTATTGACGGTTTACGAGTCGATGCGGTTTCTTCAATGATTTACCGTGACTATTCCCGTAAAGACGGCGAGTGGATTCCGAATCAATACGGCGGACGAGAAAATTTAGAAGCACTCGATTTCCTACGCAAAACTAATCAAATGTTAGAAAAAGAAGGCAACGGTGCGGTTGTAATTGCGGAAGAGTCCACTTCATTCGCCGGTATTACGCATAGTCCGGCGGAAAACGGCGTCGGCTTCGACTATAAATGGAATATGGGCTGGATGAACGATACCTTACGTTATATGTCGCTCGATCCGATTTACCGTCAATATCATCATGACTGGATGACTTTCGGCATGATGTATCAATATAGCGAAAAATTCGTGTTACCGCTTTCACATGACGAAGTAGTGCATGGTAAAGGTTCTATTCTCGGTAAAATGTCAGGTGATTGTTGGCAGAAATTTGCGAATTTAAGAGCTTATTACGGTTATATGTGGGGTTACCCGGGTAAAAAATTACTGTTTATGGGCAATGAATTTGCCCAAGGTCGCGAATGGAATTATAACGAGAGCCTTGATTGGTTCTTATTAGGCGAACAAGGCGGCGGTTGGCATAAAGGCGTGCTGAATTGGGTGCGTGATTTAAATCGTACTTACCAAAAATATCCGGCACTTTATCAATTGGATTACGATCCCGCCGGTTTTGAATGGTTAGTAGTGGATGATTGGAAGCAATCTATCTTTGCTTTCGAACGTAAAGCGAAAAACGGTGAGAGTGTGATTGTCGTGAGTAACTTTACGCCGATTGTACGTCATAACTATCGTATCGGTGTACATCAAGACGGTACTTATACTGAACTTTTAAATTCGGATGCGGCTTATTATGAAGGTAGTAATGTAGGGAACTACGGTGAGATTAAATGCGAAGCAGTCGAATCGCACGGTAAACCGTACTCTATTGAATTATCCATTCCACCGTTATCGACCATTTTCATTGCTTGTCAGCCTAAGCCTAAAAAAGCGATTGAAACCGAACAAGACATCGTACAAATGGCGGAAGTTGCGATGCAAAAGGTATTGAAGCCCGCTAAAAAAGCGGTAGTCGCAAAAGCCAAAACACATAAAAAGAATCATAAAAATAAGAAGTAG
- the glgX gene encoding glycogen debranching protein GlgX — protein sequence MKVTAGSPSPLGAQAVENGTNFAIFSENATAIELCLFNQTEEQRFAMQRTGDVWHLFVENIGEGAEYGFRVAGITDKQKGALFNPQKLLLDPYAKRIVGTVSAHTEDELKYFQWDDKRDNAHLAPKSVVVAQDNFDWEDDERPHYPWKETIIYELHVKGFSKLNPQIPEPLRGTYAGLAHPASIAYLKRLDVTTIELQPVSHHIDEVHLQKMGKTNYWGYSVIGHSAVEPVLAWDQEDPINEFKYLVKTLHKHGFEVILDLVYNHTAEGGTDSLTLCQRGIDNQNYYWLNEQGEYENWAGCGNALNLSHPKVCQWAIDSLVYWVSECHVDGFRFDLATTLGRTPEFDQLSPFFEKIKQTPELEHIKLIAEPWDIGPNGYQVGGFPIRFAEWNDKYRTTMREFFLGESGNLGEFARRLAGSDDLYWQYSPAKSINYFASHDGFTLQDLVSYNKKHNEANGENNRDGENTNHSNNHGVEGETDNELVNILREQTACSLLAILFLSNGVPMLRAGDELGHSQKGNNNGYCQDNEITWLDWQNANEARIEYVAKWIALRKRISLLSHQNHWWTENDVQWFSPQGKVMEIEDWHNTESKALQVLLQDHWLILINAKKTTQQFFLPTGKWHISIGKNVATLIANTQSVALQLEQMGVCVLQRKLSSY from the coding sequence ATGAAAGTGACAGCGGGAAGTCCTTCTCCATTAGGTGCGCAAGCGGTTGAAAACGGTACGAATTTTGCAATTTTTTCAGAAAATGCGACCGCTATCGAACTGTGTCTATTTAACCAAACGGAAGAGCAGCGTTTTGCGATGCAACGTACCGGTGATGTGTGGCATTTGTTCGTAGAAAATATAGGGGAAGGAGCTGAATACGGTTTTCGTGTTGCGGGAATAACGGATAAACAAAAAGGTGCGCTATTTAACCCGCAAAAATTATTACTTGATCCTTATGCAAAACGTATTGTCGGTACTGTCTCGGCACATACGGAAGATGAGCTCAAGTATTTTCAGTGGGACGATAAACGTGATAATGCTCATTTAGCACCCAAATCGGTAGTCGTTGCGCAAGATAATTTCGATTGGGAAGATGATGAGCGTCCGCATTATCCGTGGAAAGAAACCATTATTTATGAGTTGCATGTAAAGGGTTTCAGTAAGTTAAATCCACAAATTCCCGAACCGTTACGCGGAACTTATGCAGGCCTTGCACATCCGGCTTCTATTGCGTATTTGAAGCGTTTAGACGTCACGACAATAGAATTGCAACCGGTCAGCCATCATATTGATGAAGTGCACTTGCAGAAAATGGGTAAAACCAATTATTGGGGATACAGTGTTATCGGGCATTCTGCAGTTGAGCCGGTGCTTGCGTGGGATCAGGAAGATCCGATTAATGAATTTAAGTATTTGGTCAAAACATTACATAAACACGGCTTTGAAGTCATTTTAGATTTGGTCTATAACCATACCGCAGAGGGCGGTACGGACAGTTTAACGCTATGCCAAAGAGGCATTGATAACCAAAATTATTATTGGCTCAATGAGCAAGGAGAATATGAGAATTGGGCGGGATGCGGTAATGCGTTAAATTTAAGCCATCCGAAAGTGTGTCAGTGGGCGATAGACAGCTTGGTTTATTGGGTTAGCGAATGTCACGTCGATGGTTTCCGTTTCGATTTGGCAACCACATTAGGACGTACTCCCGAATTTGATCAATTATCGCCGTTTTTTGAAAAAATTAAGCAAACGCCTGAATTAGAACATATTAAATTAATCGCCGAGCCTTGGGACATTGGTCCGAACGGTTATCAAGTCGGCGGATTTCCGATTCGGTTTGCCGAATGGAATGATAAATACCGTACTACGATGCGAGAATTCTTTTTAGGCGAGAGTGGTAATCTAGGCGAGTTTGCTCGTCGTTTAGCCGGTAGCGATGACCTTTATTGGCAATATTCTCCGGCAAAAAGTATCAACTATTTTGCTTCACACGACGGTTTTACTCTACAAGATCTCGTGAGTTATAACAAAAAGCATAATGAAGCAAACGGTGAAAATAATCGTGACGGTGAAAACACTAATCATAGTAATAACCATGGTGTTGAAGGAGAAACCGATAACGAATTGGTAAATATTTTGCGAGAACAGACCGCTTGCAGCCTATTAGCGATTTTATTTCTTTCAAACGGTGTGCCGATGTTACGCGCCGGAGATGAATTGGGACATTCGCAAAAAGGTAATAACAACGGCTATTGTCAAGACAATGAGATAACTTGGCTTGATTGGCAAAATGCAAATGAAGCGAGAATTGAATATGTAGCAAAATGGATAGCGTTACGTAAACGTATTTCTTTACTCTCTCATCAAAACCATTGGTGGACTGAAAATGACGTTCAATGGTTTTCACCGCAAGGAAAAGTGATGGAGATTGAAGATTGGCATAATACGGAATCGAAAGCGTTACAAGTTCTACTACAAGATCATTGGCTGATCTTAATAAATGCCAAAAAAACCACCCAGCAATTCTTCTTACCGACAGGTAAATGGCATATCAGTATCGGTAAGAATGTTGCGACTTTGATAGCGAATACGCAATCGGTTGCTCTTCAGCTTGAACAGATGGGAGTATGCGTGCTTCAAAGAAAATTAAGTTCATATTAA